One genomic window of Arthrobacter caoxuetaonis includes the following:
- the metG gene encoding methionine--tRNA ligase, producing MTSSDSKTPFYITTAISYPNGEPHIGHAYEHIATDAMARFKRLDGFDVFFMTGTDEHGLKMQQSADKEGITAKELADRNSAAFKQMEADMGTSYDRFIRTTDADHYAAAQAIWKRMEENGDIYLSKYSGWYSVRDEAYYSEDETEVREDGIRYSKETDTEVTWTEEESYFFRLSNYQDKLLALYESQPEFAAPRSRFNEVISFVKGGLEDLSISRTTFDWGVPVPGNPDHVMYVWVDALTNYLTGVGFPDTESETFKRYWPADVHVIGKDISRFHAIFWPAFLMSAGLELPKRVMIHGFLHNKGVKMSKSLGNVVAPKEWADQYGLDSVRFFLLREVPFGGDGSYSHDAVVGRMNSDLANNLGNLAQRSLSMVAKNCGAAVPQPGDFTDEDEALLSAARGLLETSRKAYDVQDFHGALEATWKVLGDTNAYFAEQAPWVLRKTDVERMNTVLYVTLEVLRIVAILIQPVMPGSAGKLLDVLGQPEGDARMFAALGTPLVAGTPLPAPAPIFPKFEEPAE from the coding sequence GTGACTTCTTCCGATTCCAAGACCCCGTTCTACATCACCACCGCTATCTCCTACCCCAACGGCGAACCCCACATCGGGCACGCCTACGAGCACATCGCTACCGACGCCATGGCCCGCTTCAAGCGGCTCGACGGCTTCGACGTGTTCTTTATGACGGGCACAGACGAGCATGGCCTGAAGATGCAGCAGTCCGCGGATAAGGAAGGCATTACCGCGAAGGAACTCGCGGACCGCAACTCGGCCGCCTTCAAGCAGATGGAAGCGGACATGGGGACCTCCTACGACCGGTTCATCCGCACCACCGACGCCGATCACTACGCCGCTGCGCAGGCGATCTGGAAGCGGATGGAGGAGAACGGGGACATCTACCTCTCCAAGTACTCCGGCTGGTACTCCGTACGCGACGAGGCGTACTACAGCGAAGACGAAACCGAAGTCCGCGAAGACGGGATCCGCTACTCCAAGGAGACGGACACCGAAGTGACCTGGACGGAGGAGGAAAGCTACTTCTTCCGCCTCTCCAACTACCAGGACAAGCTCCTGGCCCTGTACGAATCCCAGCCGGAGTTCGCCGCCCCGCGCTCCCGCTTCAACGAAGTGATTAGCTTCGTGAAGGGAGGCCTGGAGGACCTTTCGATCTCCCGCACCACCTTTGACTGGGGCGTTCCCGTGCCGGGGAACCCGGACCACGTGATGTATGTGTGGGTGGACGCCCTGACCAACTACCTCACCGGCGTCGGCTTCCCCGATACCGAGAGCGAAACCTTCAAGAGGTACTGGCCGGCAGACGTCCACGTGATCGGCAAGGACATCTCCCGCTTCCACGCCATCTTCTGGCCGGCCTTCCTGATGTCCGCAGGGCTTGAACTGCCCAAGCGGGTCATGATCCACGGCTTCCTGCACAACAAGGGCGTGAAGATGTCCAAGTCGCTGGGCAACGTGGTGGCGCCCAAGGAATGGGCGGACCAGTACGGACTCGATTCCGTGCGGTTCTTCCTGCTGCGCGAGGTGCCCTTCGGCGGCGACGGCTCCTACAGCCACGACGCCGTGGTGGGCCGGATGAACTCCGACCTTGCGAACAACCTGGGCAACCTGGCCCAGCGGTCGCTGTCCATGGTGGCCAAGAACTGCGGCGCGGCTGTCCCGCAGCCGGGGGACTTCACCGACGAGGACGAGGCGCTGCTCTCCGCTGCCCGCGGCCTGCTGGAAACTTCCCGTAAAGCCTACGACGTACAGGACTTCCACGGCGCCCTTGAGGCGACTTGGAAGGTTCTGGGCGACACCAACGCCTACTTCGCGGAGCAGGCGCCGTGGGTGCTGCGGAAGACCGACGTCGAACGCATGAACACCGTGCTTTACGTGACCCTTGAAGTGCTGCGGATCGTTGCCATCCTCATCCAGCCGGTGATGCCGGGCAGTGCCGGCAAGCTGCTCGACGTCCTGGGCCAGCCTGAGGGCGACGCCCGCATGTTCGCTGCCCTGGGCACGCCGCTGGTGGCCGGGACGCCCCTTCCGGCGCCGGCACCGATCTTCCCCAAGTTCGAGGAACCCGCGGAGTAA
- a CDS encoding sensor histidine kinase: protein MLLHQRIYAWMQANPFKVDLAGAVLATLVFAFPFLLGGSGSLVEFALSAAITMPLAWRRTRPVPAAAVQAAACLIQLPAVPVTGLFADIFVLPMVYALAAYAPRWASLAGLLLAMVGGVLFVLQYFFLPSLQGGALTMQLGGTAIAVYLVGIVSIEAIVLVCWTLGDLARTRRLAMESLRDRARRLEVERQQERDLAAADERTHIAREMHDIVAHSLSVIITQADGARYASAANPDIAVSTLGTIAETGRGSLREMRRLLGVLRGDEHSSTRPLPTLADVGDLVEGVKRAGLDVQVRTAGSMRRALPAGAELTAYRVMQESLTNVLKHAGPQARAWMDLEWTPRGLALTVQDDGRGAGADQSPAAASSLPDGLASQTAGPGQGINGMRERLALYDGTLEASPVPGGGFRVAAFIPYTEA from the coding sequence ATGCTCCTGCACCAACGAATCTATGCCTGGATGCAGGCCAACCCGTTCAAAGTGGATCTGGCCGGTGCAGTTCTGGCCACCTTGGTTTTCGCCTTTCCGTTCCTGCTCGGCGGCTCCGGCTCGCTGGTCGAGTTTGCCCTCTCCGCAGCCATCACCATGCCTCTCGCCTGGCGGCGCACCCGCCCCGTGCCGGCAGCTGCCGTACAGGCCGCTGCGTGCCTGATCCAGCTCCCCGCGGTCCCGGTCACCGGGCTGTTTGCGGACATCTTCGTCCTGCCCATGGTGTACGCGCTGGCCGCCTACGCACCGCGCTGGGCCAGTCTGGCAGGCCTGCTGCTGGCCATGGTCGGCGGTGTGCTTTTTGTCCTCCAGTACTTCTTCCTGCCCTCGCTGCAGGGCGGCGCCCTGACCATGCAGCTGGGCGGGACAGCCATAGCGGTCTATCTGGTTGGCATCGTCTCCATCGAAGCGATCGTGCTGGTCTGCTGGACGCTGGGCGACCTGGCGCGCACCCGCCGCCTGGCCATGGAGTCCCTTCGCGACCGGGCCCGGCGCCTGGAAGTAGAGCGGCAGCAGGAACGGGACCTGGCAGCAGCGGACGAGCGCACACACATCGCCCGGGAAATGCACGACATCGTGGCGCACTCCCTCTCGGTGATCATCACGCAGGCCGACGGCGCCAGGTATGCGAGCGCAGCGAACCCGGACATCGCGGTCTCGACGCTGGGCACCATCGCCGAGACCGGGCGCGGTTCGCTCCGGGAGATGCGGCGCCTGCTGGGGGTCCTGCGGGGGGATGAGCATTCCTCCACCCGCCCGCTGCCTACCCTCGCGGACGTCGGTGATCTGGTGGAAGGCGTCAAGCGCGCCGGACTGGACGTACAGGTCAGGACGGCCGGTTCCATGCGCCGGGCGCTGCCGGCAGGCGCTGAGCTGACGGCCTACCGCGTGATGCAGGAATCCCTGACCAACGTGCTCAAGCATGCCGGCCCCCAGGCCCGGGCATGGATGGATCTCGAATGGACGCCCCGCGGCCTGGCACTGACAGTCCAGGACGACGGCCGCGGTGCCGGAGCCGACCAGTCCCCCGCAGCCGCTTCCAGCCTCCCTGATGGATTGGCCTCGCAGACCGCCGGCCCCGGACAGGGCATCAACGGAATGCGCGAGCGCCTGGCCCTCTACGATGGAACGTTGGAGGCCTCCCCCGTACCCGGAGGCGGCTTCCGCGTCGCCGCATTCATTCCCTACACGGAGGCTTGA
- a CDS encoding 3-isopropylmalate dehydrogenase — protein sequence MSEEASKVISLAVIPGDGIGPEVTAEAVKVLKAVTQDGPARFELTEYQLGAEHWLRTGETLPDETLEALKGHDAILFGAVGAAPGDTQMPSGLIEREMLLKLRFSLDHFVNLRPSKLYPGVASPLANPGDIDFIVVREGTEGPYVGNGGSLRTGTEHEIATEVSLNTAHGVERVVRDAFRRASERPRKKLTLVHKHNVLVYAGSLWKRTFESVAADFPDVETDYLHVDAATIFLTTNPSRFDVIVTDNLFGDIITDLAAAVTGGIGLAASGNINMEGTFPSMFEPVHGSAPDIAGQQKADPTAAILSAALMLHHLGFDAEAERVEQAVESDVASRAGNTRTTAEIGDAIAAAVS from the coding sequence ATGAGCGAAGAAGCGTCGAAGGTTATTTCCCTGGCCGTCATTCCCGGTGACGGGATTGGTCCTGAGGTTACTGCCGAGGCCGTCAAGGTCCTCAAGGCAGTGACGCAGGACGGACCCGCCCGGTTCGAGCTGACGGAGTACCAGCTCGGCGCCGAACACTGGCTCCGGACGGGCGAAACCCTTCCCGATGAAACTCTCGAGGCGCTCAAGGGCCACGACGCGATCCTCTTCGGAGCGGTCGGCGCTGCCCCCGGAGACACGCAGATGCCCTCCGGCCTGATTGAGCGCGAGATGCTGCTGAAGCTGCGGTTCAGCCTCGACCACTTCGTGAACCTGCGCCCGTCCAAGCTGTACCCGGGGGTTGCCAGCCCGCTCGCCAACCCCGGCGATATCGATTTCATCGTGGTCCGTGAAGGCACCGAGGGTCCCTACGTCGGCAACGGCGGATCCCTGCGCACCGGAACCGAACACGAAATTGCCACTGAGGTATCCCTGAATACCGCCCACGGCGTCGAGCGCGTGGTGCGCGACGCGTTCCGGCGCGCCAGCGAACGCCCGCGGAAGAAGCTCACCCTGGTACACAAGCACAATGTCCTGGTCTACGCGGGCAGCCTCTGGAAGCGCACCTTCGAGTCCGTTGCGGCGGACTTCCCGGACGTCGAGACCGACTACCTCCACGTCGACGCCGCCACCATCTTCCTGACCACCAACCCGTCCCGGTTCGACGTGATCGTCACGGATAACCTGTTCGGTGACATCATCACCGACCTCGCCGCCGCCGTCACCGGCGGAATCGGCCTGGCTGCCTCCGGCAACATCAATATGGAGGGGACCTTCCCGTCCATGTTCGAACCGGTCCACGGCTCCGCCCCGGACATTGCTGGCCAGCAGAAGGCCGATCCGACCGCTGCCATCCTTTCCGCAGCCCTGATGCTGCACCACCTCGGGTTCGACGCCGAAGCCGAGCGGGTGGAGCAGGCGGTAGAGTCCGACGTCGCGTCCCGGGCAGGAAATACGCGCACCACCGCGGAAATCGGCGATGCGATCGCCGCAGCTGTGTCATAA
- a CDS encoding MmcQ/YjbR family DNA-binding protein codes for MASVDDVRFFCLSLPGVSERRSWNQPAWFARTLMARMWEDGVLTVKTGEREALAAMNPETYYWTPHHNRSPQLILARLAHVDRDELQELLLESYRLAGSLPPTG; via the coding sequence GTGGCTTCGGTGGACGACGTCCGTTTCTTCTGTCTGTCCCTGCCGGGCGTCTCTGAACGCCGGAGCTGGAACCAGCCGGCGTGGTTCGCCCGCACGCTAATGGCCAGGATGTGGGAAGACGGCGTGCTCACCGTCAAGACCGGGGAACGTGAGGCCCTGGCTGCGATGAACCCGGAAACCTACTACTGGACCCCGCACCACAACCGGTCCCCGCAGCTGATCCTGGCCCGGCTGGCGCACGTGGACAGGGACGAACTCCAGGAACTGCTGCTTGAGTCCTACCGGCTGGCGGGTTCCCTTCCACCCACGGGATGA
- a CDS encoding MBL fold metallo-hydrolase, whose translation MAASAQPAPGEIVRSTPLARYRLADNPGPMSLDGTKSYIIAAVEGGSTVVVDPGPADELHLSALAASGDVELVLITHRHPDHTAGAQRFHELTGAPVRAADPAFCFGGEPLRDGEAIQAGGTRIQVLATPGHTSDSVCFFLPEDGTNGSVLTGDTILGRGTTVLDYPDGTLQDFMASLEKLGTLGPAAVLPAHGADLENLESVVLTYRDHRDERLAQIRAALEDLGADASVQEVTDAVYADVPAAVRGAAELSVAAQLEYLRVAG comes from the coding sequence ATGGCGGCTTCGGCTCAGCCGGCGCCGGGCGAAATCGTGCGCAGCACACCGCTTGCCCGGTACCGGCTGGCCGACAACCCCGGGCCCATGAGCCTGGACGGCACCAAGAGCTACATCATCGCGGCGGTCGAGGGCGGATCCACTGTGGTTGTTGACCCGGGACCCGCGGATGAGTTGCACCTCTCGGCTCTGGCCGCATCCGGAGACGTTGAGCTGGTGCTGATTACGCACCGGCATCCCGACCACACCGCAGGTGCCCAGCGGTTCCATGAACTGACCGGCGCACCGGTGCGGGCGGCAGACCCTGCGTTCTGCTTCGGCGGCGAGCCGCTGCGCGACGGTGAGGCAATTCAGGCCGGCGGTACCAGGATCCAGGTCCTTGCTACACCCGGACACACTTCCGACTCGGTGTGCTTCTTCCTTCCGGAAGACGGCACCAACGGTTCCGTCCTGACAGGGGACACCATCCTGGGACGCGGCACCACTGTGCTGGATTACCCGGACGGTACCCTGCAGGACTTTATGGCCAGCCTGGAGAAGCTGGGCACGCTGGGCCCGGCTGCAGTCCTGCCGGCGCACGGAGCCGACCTCGAAAACCTGGAGTCCGTCGTCCTGACGTACCGGGACCACCGGGATGAACGCCTGGCCCAGATCCGGGCTGCGCTCGAGGACCTTGGCGCCGATGCCTCCGTGCAGGAAGTCACCGACGCTGTCTATGCGGATGTACCCGCAGCGGTGAGGGGCGCAGCAGAGCTTTCAGTCGCCGCACAGCTGGAGTATCTGCGCGTTGCCGGCTGA
- a CDS encoding branched-chain amino acid aminotransferase has translation MSVSALEFTQKLSAQPKSEEERSAVLADPGFGNHFTDHTAVIDYRADDTGVGAWENARIEPYGPIVMDPAAAVLHYGQEIFEGLKAYRHADGSIWTFRPEANAARLNASARRLALPELPEELFLESISQLAAVDREWVPSGDGESLYLRPFMIATEPFLGVRPAREVSYRVIASPAGNYFGGELKPVSIWLSTKYARAGRGGTGEAKCGGNYAASLIAQMEGEAHGCKQVLFLDEFNDNAVEELGGMNVFFVFKDGRLVTPALSGTILHGVTRDSVLQLGRDRGLQVEERKITLDEWRDGVASGEITEVFACGTAAVITPVGELKSETETIGSPEAVAGDVTMSIRQELLGIQTGAVEDTRGWLTRLA, from the coding sequence ATGTCTGTCAGCGCTCTGGAGTTCACCCAGAAGCTATCCGCCCAGCCCAAGTCCGAAGAGGAGCGCTCAGCGGTCCTGGCGGATCCGGGATTCGGAAACCACTTCACGGACCACACCGCCGTCATTGACTACCGGGCGGATGATACCGGCGTTGGTGCCTGGGAGAACGCGCGCATTGAGCCGTACGGCCCCATCGTCATGGACCCGGCCGCAGCCGTCCTGCACTACGGCCAGGAAATCTTCGAAGGGCTGAAGGCCTACCGCCACGCTGACGGTTCCATCTGGACGTTCCGCCCCGAGGCCAACGCTGCACGCCTGAACGCTTCGGCCCGGCGCCTTGCCCTTCCGGAACTGCCGGAGGAACTGTTCCTGGAGTCCATCAGCCAGCTGGCCGCAGTTGACCGGGAATGGGTTCCCTCCGGTGACGGGGAGTCGCTGTACCTGCGCCCCTTCATGATCGCCACGGAACCCTTCCTGGGCGTCCGCCCCGCACGCGAGGTGTCGTACCGGGTCATCGCCTCGCCTGCCGGAAACTACTTCGGCGGCGAGCTGAAGCCCGTCTCGATCTGGCTTTCCACCAAGTACGCCCGCGCCGGCCGCGGCGGAACCGGCGAAGCCAAGTGCGGCGGCAACTATGCGGCATCGCTGATCGCCCAGATGGAAGGCGAGGCCCACGGCTGCAAGCAGGTGCTCTTCCTGGACGAATTCAACGACAACGCAGTTGAAGAGCTCGGCGGCATGAACGTGTTCTTCGTGTTCAAGGACGGCCGGCTGGTTACCCCGGCGCTCTCGGGCACCATCCTCCACGGGGTGACCCGGGACTCGGTCCTGCAGCTCGGCCGTGACCGGGGCCTGCAGGTCGAAGAACGCAAGATCACTCTCGATGAATGGCGCGACGGCGTTGCCTCCGGCGAAATCACTGAGGTCTTTGCCTGCGGTACTGCCGCAGTCATCACGCCCGTGGGCGAACTGAAGTCCGAGACGGAGACCATCGGCTCCCCGGAGGCCGTTGCAGGCGACGTGACCATGAGCATCCGCCAGGAACTCCTGGGTATCCAGACCGGCGCCGTGGAGGACACCCGCGGCTGGCTGACCCGGCTTGCCTAG
- a CDS encoding ABC transporter permease, giving the protein MLQVALAQVRLNARRFIAVAVAVTIAVGFLTATLIINSSSKASLTQSVGQSFRNADLVVSANWDEVAESFPVLDDRIADLARNTDGVADAYAVRDASVSVRDGNGTSYAQLSNIPADASLLPVGVVQGSLPAQAGDVAVDQQTADRRGITLGSVLPVAATMDPAEDAPEAELTVTALVESSVDPSMTGAAQLYAVDTTVLEYADAERGYSRILLALGDDASGASVQSSLSDALAGAGISSVSVRTVEEETTELMAGLTDGQDSLTVILLAFAAVALLVCALVVSNTFSVLVAQRTRELALLRCIGAGRSQIRRSVLVEALLVGIVSSVAGVLAAVALVGGIVAYLQTLPESGFATLSVPPSAVAAGFAAGVILTVLAALVPARAATAVAPLAALRPAEDVRAGTRRGRVRLVSGLLLIVSGAALLALGATDGDLIIALPGGILSFVGILMCSTLFIPPLVRAVGFLASPLGVPGKLAAVNAVRNPQRTSATASALLIGVTLVVMMMTGAATTRSAFNDTLAGEFPVDVTVRGAIPVESPFTGNDAAAAAAVENVEQAAFLPLAGLLGSDGEETPVYSLDAADSSVLLDASMVPVDGAIMMPQGTEAQTVTVRGAAGDVELDVVTSSSRSFPALVSAETARALGGVPEQQTPERFQPQPLLWLAVADGLNTSQILELQSALAEALNIEEYQIMGSVIERAAYEQVIDVLLMVVTGLLGVAVVIALVGVANTLSLSVLERTRESSLLRALGLTKRQLRGMLALEAVLIAGVAALFGIGLGAVYGWLGAQSALGAFADVAPVLPWAQLGGVLAVALVAGLGASLLPARRAARLSPVAGLAAD; this is encoded by the coding sequence ATGCTGCAGGTAGCCCTGGCGCAGGTGCGCCTGAACGCGCGCCGGTTCATCGCCGTCGCCGTGGCCGTGACGATCGCCGTCGGCTTCCTCACCGCCACATTGATCATCAACTCCTCCTCGAAAGCGTCCCTGACCCAGAGCGTTGGGCAGTCCTTTCGGAACGCAGACCTGGTGGTCTCCGCGAATTGGGACGAGGTAGCCGAATCGTTCCCCGTCCTGGACGACAGGATCGCAGACCTGGCCCGCAATACGGACGGAGTTGCTGATGCCTACGCGGTCCGGGATGCTTCGGTAAGCGTCCGTGACGGGAACGGTACCTCCTATGCGCAGCTGTCGAACATCCCGGCTGACGCTTCCCTGCTCCCGGTCGGCGTCGTGCAGGGCAGCTTGCCGGCACAGGCCGGTGACGTGGCGGTTGACCAGCAGACCGCCGACCGCCGGGGTATCACCCTCGGCTCGGTGCTGCCGGTGGCCGCAACCATGGATCCCGCGGAAGATGCCCCCGAAGCGGAACTGACTGTGACAGCACTGGTTGAGTCCTCCGTGGACCCGTCAATGACGGGGGCGGCACAGCTGTACGCAGTCGACACAACGGTCCTCGAGTACGCTGACGCCGAGCGCGGCTACAGCAGGATCCTGCTTGCCCTCGGCGACGACGCCTCCGGCGCTTCCGTACAATCCTCCCTCTCCGACGCACTTGCCGGTGCGGGCATCAGCTCCGTTTCGGTGCGGACCGTTGAGGAAGAAACCACCGAGCTTATGGCCGGCCTCACCGACGGCCAGGACAGCCTGACCGTTATCCTGCTTGCCTTCGCAGCGGTCGCCCTGCTGGTCTGCGCCCTGGTCGTTTCAAACACTTTCTCGGTGCTGGTGGCCCAGCGCACCCGCGAGCTGGCCCTGCTGAGGTGCATCGGCGCCGGCCGGTCACAGATCCGCCGTTCCGTGCTCGTCGAAGCACTGCTGGTGGGGATCGTGTCCTCCGTCGCCGGTGTGCTGGCGGCGGTGGCCCTGGTGGGCGGAATCGTCGCTTACCTGCAGACCCTTCCGGAAAGCGGTTTCGCTACCCTCTCCGTTCCGCCGTCGGCGGTTGCCGCAGGCTTCGCTGCCGGCGTCATCCTCACTGTCCTTGCTGCACTGGTGCCTGCCCGCGCTGCTACCGCCGTCGCTCCGCTGGCCGCCCTGCGCCCGGCCGAGGACGTCCGCGCCGGTACCCGCAGGGGACGCGTCCGGCTGGTTTCCGGGCTGCTGCTGATTGTGTCCGGCGCTGCGCTGCTGGCCTTGGGCGCCACCGACGGGGACCTGATCATCGCGCTTCCGGGCGGAATCCTCAGCTTCGTCGGAATCCTGATGTGCTCCACGCTTTTCATCCCGCCGCTGGTCCGCGCTGTTGGTTTCCTGGCCTCACCCTTGGGTGTTCCAGGCAAGCTGGCAGCCGTCAACGCAGTGCGGAACCCGCAGCGGACGTCCGCGACCGCCTCGGCCCTGCTGATCGGCGTCACGCTCGTAGTCATGATGATGACAGGTGCCGCCACCACCAGGAGTGCCTTCAACGACACACTCGCCGGCGAGTTCCCAGTGGACGTGACCGTCCGCGGAGCCATACCCGTTGAGTCGCCGTTCACCGGAAACGACGCGGCTGCCGCTGCCGCGGTGGAGAACGTGGAACAGGCAGCGTTCCTGCCGCTCGCCGGGCTGTTGGGCAGCGACGGGGAAGAAACCCCCGTCTATTCCCTTGATGCCGCTGACAGCTCCGTCCTGCTGGATGCCTCCATGGTCCCGGTGGACGGTGCCATCATGATGCCCCAGGGAACAGAGGCACAAACCGTCACAGTGCGGGGAGCCGCCGGGGACGTGGAATTGGACGTTGTGACTTCGTCGAGCCGTTCCTTCCCCGCCCTCGTCTCAGCCGAGACGGCCCGGGCGCTGGGCGGTGTGCCGGAGCAGCAGACACCGGAGCGCTTCCAGCCTCAGCCGCTGCTGTGGCTTGCCGTTGCCGATGGCCTGAACACCTCGCAGATCCTGGAACTCCAGTCGGCGCTTGCCGAGGCACTGAACATTGAGGAATACCAGATCATGGGTTCCGTCATCGAGCGGGCCGCCTACGAGCAGGTGATCGATGTCCTCCTCATGGTGGTCACGGGACTGCTGGGAGTCGCCGTCGTTATTGCCCTGGTGGGCGTGGCCAACACCCTTTCCCTCTCTGTGCTGGAGCGCACCCGGGAATCCTCCCTGCTGCGGGCCCTGGGACTGACTAAACGCCAGCTGCGCGGGATGCTGGCGCTGGAAGCCGTGCTGATCGCGGGTGTCGCCGCGTTGTTCGGGATCGGACTCGGCGCGGTGTACGGATGGCTGGGTGCCCAGTCCGCGCTTGGTGCCTTCGCCGATGTGGCTCCGGTCCTGCCCTGGGCACAGCTGGGCGGTGTGCTGGCGGTGGCCCTGGTGGCCGGACTGGGGGCCTCGCTGCTTCCGGCTCGCCGGGCAGCGCGCCTGTCCCCCGTGGCCGGACTGGCAGCAGACTAG
- a CDS encoding ABC transporter ATP-binding protein has translation MTTLTEHSAVPGPGSSTAAAAALALNKTYGKGDTAVHALRNVDVSFQTGTFTAIMGPSGSGKSTLMHCLAGLDSADSGQIWIGGTEITSLKDAEVTRLRRESVGFVFQSFNLVPTLTAEQNITLPVALANGKTDAAWLQEITRTLGLEGRLAHRPHELSGGQQQRVAVARALLTRPHVVFADEPTGNLDSRSGAEVLSLLRRSSREMGQSIIMVTHDPVAASYADRVVLMNDGELVGELSQPTPESVLAALTKLGA, from the coding sequence ATGACAACCCTTACTGAGCATTCCGCTGTTCCCGGCCCCGGCAGCTCCACGGCTGCCGCCGCCGCGCTGGCGCTGAACAAGACCTACGGAAAAGGCGACACCGCCGTCCACGCGCTGCGCAACGTCGATGTGAGCTTTCAAACCGGGACCTTCACCGCCATCATGGGCCCCTCCGGCTCCGGCAAGTCCACGCTGATGCATTGCCTGGCCGGCCTGGACTCAGCTGACTCAGGCCAGATCTGGATTGGCGGCACGGAGATCACGTCCCTCAAGGACGCGGAGGTCACCCGCCTGCGCCGCGAGAGCGTCGGCTTTGTCTTCCAGTCCTTCAACCTGGTTCCCACGCTCACTGCCGAGCAGAACATCACCCTTCCCGTCGCCCTGGCCAATGGAAAAACGGATGCCGCCTGGCTGCAGGAAATCACCCGTACGCTCGGTCTCGAGGGCCGCCTCGCGCACCGGCCGCATGAGCTCTCCGGCGGCCAGCAGCAGCGCGTGGCCGTGGCGCGGGCCCTGCTGACCCGCCCGCACGTGGTGTTCGCGGACGAGCCCACCGGCAACCTCGATTCCCGCTCGGGTGCTGAGGTGCTTTCCCTGCTGCGCCGTTCCTCCCGTGAAATGGGACAGAGCATCATCATGGTGACCCACGATCCCGTGGCCGCATCCTATGCAGACCGCGTGGTCCTGATGAACGACGGCGAGCTGGTAGGCGAACTCTCCCAGCCCACACCGGAGAGCGTACTGGCAGCCCTCACCAAGCTGGGGGCGTAA
- a CDS encoding response regulator has translation MSTPSPGDGEAVPIRVALVDDQQLVRGGFKMLVNSQPDLTVVAEAGDGAEAVRILGQVSADVVLMDVRMPGLNGIEATERILERSGRGDGETPVKVVVLTTFDLDEYALSAIRAGASGFLLKDAPPEELLEAIRTVYRGDAVIAPSTTRRLLDHVAPMLREPTPEVSRHAASVETLTPREREVFTLIAGGLSNPEIAAKLFLSEATVKTHVGHILAKLGARDRVQAVVIAYETGIVAP, from the coding sequence ATGAGCACCCCCTCCCCCGGAGACGGGGAAGCAGTTCCTATTCGGGTCGCCCTGGTCGATGACCAGCAGTTGGTCCGCGGCGGCTTCAAGATGCTGGTCAACTCCCAGCCGGACCTCACCGTGGTGGCAGAAGCCGGGGACGGCGCAGAAGCCGTCCGGATCCTGGGACAGGTGAGCGCCGACGTCGTCCTGATGGATGTGCGCATGCCCGGGTTGAACGGGATCGAGGCCACCGAACGCATCCTGGAACGAAGCGGCCGGGGCGACGGTGAAACTCCGGTCAAGGTCGTCGTCCTGACAACCTTCGACCTGGACGAGTACGCCCTCTCCGCTATCCGGGCCGGTGCCAGCGGCTTCCTGCTGAAGGATGCCCCGCCGGAGGAACTGCTGGAGGCTATCCGGACTGTTTACCGCGGAGATGCGGTGATAGCGCCGTCGACCACCCGCCGCCTGCTGGACCATGTGGCACCCATGCTGCGCGAACCCACTCCCGAGGTCAGCCGGCACGCGGCAAGCGTGGAAACGCTGACTCCCCGCGAGCGCGAGGTGTTCACGCTCATTGCCGGCGGACTGTCCAATCCGGAAATTGCCGCCAAGCTGTTCCTTTCCGAAGCGACGGTCAAGACGCACGTCGGACACATCCTGGCGAAACTGGGAGCCAGGGACCGCGTGCAGGCTGTTGTTATCGCCTACGAGACCGGTATCGTCGCCCCATAA